From the Leifsonia sp. AG29 genome, one window contains:
- a CDS encoding biotin--[acetyl-CoA-carboxylase] ligase, with the protein MQSEPNAFRRSRAVVPVLEVLDRATSTNDVLAGRAAELPDLAVVVTADQTGGRGRLGRTWVSPAGRSLAISVLLKPEGLPPEAYGWFPLLAGVAMSRALGPLVPGGVEVKWPNDVLIDGLKVCGILSELLPGMTGLVIGAGVNLTVERDDLPTDTSTSLLLAGAEEVDPDRVLSAYLAELTLLYRDYLTAAGDPVRSALRDQVVAASHTVGRPVRVQLPSGDSLVGTAVDIDEGGRLVVETDTGRTAVAAGDVTHLRY; encoded by the coding sequence ATGCAGAGTGAGCCGAACGCGTTCCGCCGCAGCCGCGCCGTCGTGCCCGTCCTGGAGGTGCTGGACCGGGCGACGTCGACCAACGACGTGCTCGCCGGCCGCGCCGCGGAACTGCCCGATCTCGCCGTCGTGGTCACCGCCGACCAGACGGGAGGGAGGGGGCGGCTCGGCCGCACGTGGGTCTCACCCGCGGGCCGGTCGCTGGCCATCTCGGTGCTCCTCAAGCCCGAGGGGCTGCCGCCGGAGGCGTACGGCTGGTTCCCGCTTCTCGCCGGCGTCGCGATGAGCCGCGCGCTCGGGCCGCTCGTTCCAGGCGGTGTCGAGGTGAAGTGGCCGAACGACGTGCTCATCGACGGTCTCAAGGTCTGCGGGATCCTCTCCGAGCTCCTCCCCGGGATGACGGGCCTCGTCATCGGGGCGGGGGTGAACCTGACGGTCGAGCGCGACGACCTGCCGACCGACACCTCCACGTCGCTGCTCCTGGCCGGCGCGGAAGAGGTGGACCCGGACCGGGTCTTGAGCGCTTACCTCGCCGAGCTGACCCTGCTCTACCGCGATTACCTCACCGCCGCGGGCGACCCGGTGCGCAGCGCGCTCCGCGACCAGGTCGTCGCCGCGAGTCACACGGTGGGCCGCCCGGTGCGTGTGCAGCTGCCCTCGGGCGATTCCCTCGTCGGGACGGCGGTCGACATCGATGAGGGCGGCCGCCTCGTCGTCGAGACGGATACGGGCCGCACCGCTGTGGCAGCCGGCGACGTGACGCACCTGCGGTATTAA
- a CDS encoding PH domain-containing protein produces MSNTTEGIPPGPPEKVVARLRSHARFLFWPSLALIAASGAFGYFVGRLDEVWQVVLLWSSAAVVLLVLFLLPLASWLSRRYTITTRRIVLRHGFFVRVRQELLHSRGYDVSVRRTWLQSAFRSGDVLINSGLEHPVVLRDVPRADQVRRALSELMEHSQNVVGVRRQQSESVSDETTVWGAR; encoded by the coding sequence ATGAGCAACACGACCGAGGGGATCCCCCCGGGGCCCCCGGAGAAGGTCGTCGCCCGGCTCCGCTCGCACGCCCGGTTCCTGTTCTGGCCGAGTCTCGCGCTCATCGCCGCCAGCGGCGCCTTCGGCTACTTCGTGGGCCGGCTGGACGAGGTCTGGCAGGTGGTCCTGCTCTGGTCGTCAGCGGCCGTGGTGCTGCTCGTCCTCTTCCTGCTGCCGCTCGCCTCCTGGCTGAGCCGGCGGTACACGATCACGACCCGCCGCATCGTCCTGCGGCACGGCTTCTTCGTCCGGGTCCGGCAGGAGCTGCTCCACAGCCGCGGGTACGACGTGAGCGTGAGACGCACCTGGCTGCAGAGCGCGTTCCGGTCGGGTGATGTGCTCATCAACTCGGGCCTCGAGCACCCGGTCGTCCTGCGGGACGTGCCGCGGGCCGATCAGGTGCGGCGCGCGCTGAGCGAACTGATGGAGCACTCGCAGAACGTGGTCGGCGTGCGGAGGCAGCAGTCGGAGTCAGTCTCCGACGAAACCACCGTCTGGGGCGCCCGCTAG
- a CDS encoding GtrA family protein produces the protein MTTADHPGSSLRRFVAQLVKFGAVGAVGFVVNLVVFNALMLTLLKDAPHRTLIATAIATLVAIAVNWVGNRYWAFAGGRQQNTAREGLEFFLVSLAGMAIPLLCVWVSHYLLGFQSLLADNIANNGVGLALGMVFRFAFYRWWVFSPQRAERARVRSESVRIQQVKAKALAGAPDGGFVGD, from the coding sequence ATGACCACGGCAGACCATCCCGGTTCTTCACTGAGGCGCTTCGTGGCGCAGCTCGTGAAGTTCGGCGCCGTCGGCGCCGTGGGGTTCGTCGTGAACCTGGTCGTGTTCAACGCGCTGATGCTCACCCTCCTCAAGGACGCGCCGCACCGCACGCTCATCGCCACGGCGATCGCGACGCTCGTCGCCATCGCCGTCAACTGGGTCGGCAACCGCTACTGGGCGTTCGCGGGCGGCCGCCAGCAGAACACGGCGCGCGAGGGCCTCGAGTTCTTCCTCGTGAGTCTCGCCGGGATGGCCATCCCGCTGCTGTGCGTGTGGGTCTCGCACTACCTGCTCGGCTTCCAGTCCCTCCTGGCGGACAACATCGCGAACAACGGCGTGGGCTTGGCGCTCGGCATGGTGTTCCGCTTCGCGTTCTACCGGTGGTGGGTGTTCTCGCCTCAGCGCGCCGAGCGTGCCCGGGTCCGCTCCGAGTCCGTGCGGATCCAGCAGGTGAAGGCGAAGGCCCTAGCGGGCGCCCCAGACGGTGGTTTCGTCGGAGACTGA
- a CDS encoding 5-(carboxyamino)imidazole ribonucleotide synthase, which translates to MARTVGVIGGGQLARMMIPPAIELGVDIRVLEEAEGMSADIAASGVGDYRDLDTVVAFAETVDVVTFDHEHVPQPVLRELVRRGIAVHPGPDALLYAQDKLQMRARLGELGLPVPDWAAVESADDLAAFLADHGGRAVVKTPRGGYDGKGVRVVSDAHGADDWFAALAEDGRGGALLVEELVPFTRELAQLVARRPSGGMATWPVVETVQRDGVCAEVIAPAPRAHGRVEQAAADIARAVAEGLGVTGVLAVELFETTDGRVLVNELAMRPHNSGHWTIDGAVTSQFEQHLRAVLDLPLGATEPREDWSVMVNILGGPAEGTLLDRYPAALAAHPEVKFHGYGKDPRPGRKVGHVTAGGDDLDDVVYRARAAAAFFED; encoded by the coding sequence ATGGCCAGGACAGTCGGCGTGATCGGTGGAGGACAGCTGGCCCGGATGATGATCCCGCCGGCGATCGAGCTCGGCGTCGACATCCGCGTCCTCGAGGAGGCCGAGGGCATGAGCGCCGACATCGCGGCGAGCGGGGTGGGGGACTACCGCGACCTCGACACCGTCGTCGCGTTCGCGGAGACCGTCGACGTGGTCACGTTCGACCACGAGCACGTCCCTCAGCCCGTCCTGCGCGAGCTCGTTCGCCGCGGCATCGCCGTCCATCCCGGTCCGGACGCGCTCCTGTACGCCCAGGACAAGCTCCAGATGCGGGCCAGGCTGGGCGAGCTGGGCCTTCCCGTGCCGGACTGGGCCGCGGTCGAGTCGGCCGACGACCTCGCCGCCTTCCTCGCCGATCACGGCGGCCGGGCGGTGGTGAAGACCCCGCGCGGCGGCTACGACGGCAAGGGCGTGCGGGTGGTGTCCGACGCGCACGGCGCCGACGACTGGTTCGCAGCGCTCGCGGAGGACGGCCGCGGCGGCGCGCTGCTGGTGGAGGAGCTTGTGCCCTTCACCCGCGAACTCGCGCAGCTCGTCGCGCGCCGGCCATCGGGCGGGATGGCCACGTGGCCGGTCGTCGAGACGGTGCAGCGCGACGGTGTCTGCGCCGAGGTGATCGCTCCCGCGCCCCGTGCCCATGGCCGCGTCGAGCAGGCGGCCGCCGACATCGCACGGGCGGTCGCCGAGGGGCTCGGGGTCACCGGCGTGCTCGCCGTCGAGCTCTTCGAGACGACGGATGGGCGCGTCCTCGTGAACGAGCTCGCGATGCGGCCGCACAACAGCGGCCACTGGACGATCGACGGCGCCGTCACGAGCCAGTTCGAGCAGCACCTGCGCGCCGTTCTCGACCTGCCCCTCGGCGCCACCGAGCCCCGCGAGGACTGGTCCGTGATGGTCAACATCCTCGGCGGTCCCGCGGAGGGCACCCTGCTCGACCGGTACCCCGCAGCGCTCGCGGCCCACCCGGAGGTCAAGTTCCACGGCTACGGCAAGGACCCCCGCCCCGGACGCAAGGTCGGCCATGTCACCGCGGGCGGCGACGACCTCGACGACGTCGTCTACCGGGCCCGTGCGGCGGCCGCCTTCTTCGAGGACTGA
- the purE gene encoding 5-(carboxyamino)imidazole ribonucleotide mutase, translating into MVAMSAPQPLVSVVMGSDSDWTVMQEASRLLTEFGVAHEVEVVSAHRTPEKMIGFGKAAAARGVKVIIAGAGGAAHLPGMLAAVTTLPVVGVPVPLARLDGLDSLLSIVQMPAGVPVATVSIGGARNAGLLAVKILATADASLSEALSRFAAELEASVEEKNRALQARL; encoded by the coding sequence ATGGTGGCCATGTCCGCTCCCCAGCCCCTGGTGTCCGTCGTCATGGGCTCCGACTCGGACTGGACCGTGATGCAGGAGGCTTCACGGCTGCTCACCGAGTTCGGAGTCGCCCACGAGGTCGAGGTCGTCTCGGCGCACCGCACGCCCGAGAAGATGATCGGGTTCGGCAAGGCCGCAGCGGCCCGCGGGGTCAAGGTGATCATCGCCGGCGCGGGCGGTGCGGCGCACCTGCCCGGCATGCTCGCCGCGGTCACGACCCTCCCGGTGGTCGGCGTCCCGGTCCCGCTGGCGCGGCTCGACGGGCTCGACTCCCTCCTGTCGATCGTGCAGATGCCCGCCGGGGTGCCGGTCGCGACCGTGTCGATCGGCGGCGCCCGGAACGCCGGCCTCCTCGCCGTGAAGATCCTCGCCACCGCCGACGCGTCGCTGTCGGAGGCCCTGAGCCGCTTCGCCGCGGAGCTCGAGGCCAGCGTCGAGGAGAAGAACCGGGCGCTGCAAGCCCGGCTGTGA
- a CDS encoding LCP family protein gives MTVSLLRTPDTSSRQLMTRRGWWLVGMNVLLPGSAQLVAGDRRLGRVGVVSTLVLWVGALLALLLSAISPQVVYTLFTQAGSLTALQVLLILYAILWVVLTLDTLRLVRLIRARPKARAWIAGSAIVMLVALTGAAGYGSVVAGSARGALGDIFAAGPSVPPVNGRYNIMLLGGDAGPDREGLRPDSMSIVSVDAATGKAVTIGLPRDLNQVPFPASSPMRAVYPDGYGYRDRCDVDVCQLNSIYTEVELYKRDLYPDARKKGSEPGIEAMRDALEGATGLTIQYYVLIDMQGFSDLIDALGGVDIAVTQRIPIGGDENLNGVVEWIQPGMHHMDGYHAQWYARARHGSSDYDRMARQRQLQDAILKQVNPVNIVTKFQAIAGAGKQVVKTDIPQSMLGYFVDLGLKTRRLPVSQLELVPPLVPKPSDPDFAAIRKLVRQAVAPAAHASAAG, from the coding sequence ATGACCGTCAGCCTGCTCCGCACGCCGGACACCTCCTCCCGTCAGCTGATGACCCGGCGCGGCTGGTGGCTAGTGGGGATGAACGTCCTGCTGCCGGGGTCGGCCCAGCTCGTCGCGGGCGACCGCCGCCTCGGACGTGTCGGCGTGGTCTCGACGCTCGTCCTGTGGGTCGGGGCCCTGCTCGCGCTCCTCCTGTCGGCGATCTCCCCGCAGGTCGTCTACACGCTGTTCACGCAGGCGGGCAGTCTGACCGCGCTTCAGGTGCTGCTCATCCTCTACGCGATCCTGTGGGTGGTCCTGACGCTCGATACGCTCCGTCTCGTCCGGCTCATCCGGGCGAGGCCGAAAGCGCGCGCCTGGATAGCAGGCTCGGCGATCGTGATGCTGGTCGCGCTCACCGGCGCGGCGGGCTACGGTTCCGTCGTCGCGGGCTCGGCGCGGGGCGCGCTCGGGGACATCTTCGCGGCCGGGCCGTCCGTGCCTCCTGTGAACGGCCGCTACAACATCATGCTGCTCGGAGGGGACGCCGGTCCGGATCGGGAGGGTCTCCGCCCGGACAGCATGTCGATCGTCAGCGTCGACGCGGCCACCGGGAAGGCCGTCACGATCGGTCTCCCGCGCGACCTGAACCAGGTCCCGTTCCCCGCCTCCTCGCCGATGCGCGCGGTCTACCCCGACGGGTACGGGTACCGCGACCGCTGCGACGTGGACGTGTGCCAGCTCAACTCGATCTACACCGAGGTCGAGCTCTACAAGCGCGACCTCTATCCGGACGCCCGCAAGAAGGGGAGCGAGCCGGGCATCGAGGCCATGCGCGACGCTCTGGAGGGCGCGACCGGGCTGACCATTCAGTACTACGTGCTGATCGACATGCAGGGATTCTCGGACCTCATCGACGCCCTGGGCGGCGTGGACATCGCGGTCACCCAGCGCATCCCGATCGGCGGAGACGAGAACCTCAACGGGGTCGTCGAGTGGATCCAGCCCGGCATGCACCACATGGACGGCTACCACGCTCAGTGGTACGCGCGCGCCCGCCACGGGTCGAGCGACTACGACCGGATGGCCCGTCAGCGGCAGCTCCAGGACGCGATCCTCAAACAGGTGAACCCGGTGAACATCGTGACCAAGTTCCAGGCGATCGCAGGCGCCGGCAAACAGGTCGTGAAGACCGACATCCCCCAGTCGATGCTCGGGTACTTCGTCGACCTGGGCCTCAAGACGCGGAGGCTCCCGGTCAGCCAGCTCGAGCTCGTCCCGCCCCTGGTTCCGAAGCCGTCCGACCCCGACTTCGCGGCCATCCGGAAGCTCGTGCGGCAAGCCGTCGCCCCGGCCGCTCACGCCTCGGCGGCCGGCTAG
- a CDS encoding acyltransferase family protein, with amino-acid sequence MTGTGGNVAEKTVTRTGRLTALDGLRGLAAIVVLFHHAMYTNPDFPGAPGGGHAPIGSPLWWISYTPLKLLTAGAESVVVFFALSGLVVTLPVVRHRGFDWAAYFPRRVVRLMVPVMAAAVLAAAWVMAIPQKTTQPDGTWLSNSSTPGFDWTYLVKAMDLLGGDGQIDNPLWSLRWELVFSLALPVFAIAAIAVRKWWLGGLAAACALTWLGARAGSGALEYLPAFFVGAVIAVRVDAVRNVADRINTHWYRHPVWAGLTVGSAMLLIAPWLVGPGVAEMPELVSALKGLVPLAAAGLIVAALGWRPLHRLFESRPLQFSGRISFSLYLVHVPILIFSTYLFAGQTWYVPLLFGTPVAVLVAVGFTWLVEQRSHGWSKAAGAWASRRYAAWFGREDDEVAAGSERQDEKALAASAR; translated from the coding sequence ATGACGGGTACTGGTGGAAACGTGGCGGAGAAGACGGTGACGAGAACGGGACGGCTGACGGCGCTGGACGGCTTGCGAGGGCTGGCGGCGATCGTGGTCCTCTTCCACCACGCCATGTACACCAATCCCGACTTCCCGGGTGCACCCGGCGGCGGCCACGCGCCCATCGGCTCGCCGCTCTGGTGGATCAGCTACACGCCGCTCAAGCTCCTGACGGCCGGCGCAGAGTCGGTGGTGGTCTTCTTCGCGCTCTCCGGTCTCGTGGTCACGCTTCCGGTGGTCCGGCATCGCGGTTTCGACTGGGCGGCCTACTTCCCGCGCCGCGTCGTCCGGCTGATGGTGCCGGTCATGGCCGCGGCCGTCCTCGCCGCCGCCTGGGTCATGGCGATACCCCAGAAGACGACCCAGCCGGACGGCACCTGGCTCAGCAACTCCTCGACCCCGGGCTTCGACTGGACCTACCTCGTGAAGGCGATGGACCTCCTCGGCGGCGACGGCCAGATCGACAACCCGCTCTGGTCGCTGCGCTGGGAGCTCGTGTTCTCCCTCGCGCTGCCGGTGTTCGCGATCGCCGCGATCGCCGTGCGCAAGTGGTGGCTCGGGGGTCTCGCGGCCGCCTGCGCGCTGACCTGGCTGGGCGCGCGTGCCGGCTCGGGCGCTCTCGAGTATCTCCCGGCCTTCTTCGTCGGCGCCGTCATCGCCGTCCGGGTCGACGCGGTGCGCAACGTGGCCGATCGCATCAACACCCACTGGTACCGCCACCCGGTGTGGGCGGGGCTGACGGTGGGGAGCGCGATGCTCCTCATCGCCCCCTGGCTGGTGGGCCCGGGCGTCGCCGAGATGCCGGAGCTGGTCTCGGCCCTCAAGGGCCTGGTGCCGCTGGCCGCCGCCGGCCTGATCGTCGCCGCCCTCGGCTGGCGGCCGCTCCACCGCCTCTTCGAGTCGCGGCCGCTGCAGTTCTCGGGCCGCATCTCCTTCAGCCTCTACCTCGTGCACGTGCCGATCCTGATCTTCAGCACCTATCTGTTCGCCGGCCAGACCTGGTATGTCCCGCTGCTGTTCGGAACCCCTGTCGCCGTCCTCGTCGCCGTCGGCTTCACCTGGCTCGTCGAGCAGCGCAGCCATGGCTGGTCGAAGGCCGCGGGCGCGTGGGCGTCGCGCCGGTACGCCGCCTGGTTCGGTCGCGAGGACGACGAGGTCGCCGCCGGTTCCGAGCGGCAGGACGAGAAGGCGCTCGCCGCCTCCGCTCGCTGA
- a CDS encoding glycosyltransferase family 4 protein gives MTTLRVVVDELTDDAPGGARRYTEELTRQLIATAPAGCDVEAIVSNVPDEQLAEIRALLPGVAEVTRLPLATRELAVAWQSGLPLGSGGMLHSPTLLAPLRRRGPETADQVAVTIHDTLAWTHPESLGAATALWTKRMAKRARKHADAIVVPTHAVADRLAERLELGDRIRVIGGAPATTLRLPADADERAERLGLPERYALTIGTIEPRKGIAALIRAVARPEAEEIPLLIAGPDQYGDATATGVSAAAGLPEDRVRALGRLDDPDLAVVLDRASLFVYPSVAEGFGLPIVEAFKFGLPVIHSDDPALVEVAAGASLVVERPAGPDDEDGYSERLAAAIARVLADADLRSRLGVLASDRARAFSWRDSAERVWQLHADL, from the coding sequence ATGACAACTCTCCGAGTGGTGGTCGACGAGCTGACCGATGACGCCCCCGGGGGCGCCCGGCGCTACACCGAGGAGCTGACCCGTCAGCTGATCGCCACGGCCCCCGCCGGCTGCGACGTCGAGGCGATCGTGTCGAACGTCCCTGACGAGCAGCTCGCCGAGATCCGGGCGCTGCTGCCCGGGGTGGCCGAGGTGACCCGCCTCCCGCTCGCTACGCGCGAACTCGCCGTCGCCTGGCAGTCCGGGCTCCCCCTCGGCTCGGGAGGGATGCTGCACTCCCCGACACTCCTCGCGCCCCTGCGCCGCCGCGGTCCGGAGACCGCGGACCAGGTCGCCGTAACGATCCACGACACTCTCGCCTGGACGCATCCCGAGTCGCTCGGCGCCGCCACCGCACTGTGGACGAAGCGCATGGCGAAGCGCGCCCGCAAGCACGCCGATGCCATCGTCGTCCCCACGCACGCCGTCGCCGACCGTCTCGCGGAGCGCCTGGAGCTGGGCGACCGGATCCGCGTCATCGGTGGCGCCCCGGCGACCACGCTCCGCCTCCCGGCCGACGCCGACGAGCGCGCCGAGCGCCTCGGCCTCCCCGAGCGGTACGCGCTCACGATCGGGACGATCGAGCCGCGCAAGGGCATCGCGGCCCTCATCCGGGCCGTCGCCCGTCCGGAGGCGGAGGAGATCCCGCTCCTCATCGCGGGCCCCGACCAGTACGGCGACGCGACCGCGACGGGCGTGTCAGCGGCGGCGGGGCTGCCCGAGGACCGCGTCCGGGCGCTCGGCCGGCTCGACGACCCCGACCTGGCCGTCGTGCTGGACCGCGCCTCCCTGTTCGTGTACCCGAGCGTGGCCGAAGGCTTCGGCCTGCCGATCGTGGAGGCGTTCAAGTTCGGGCTCCCGGTGATCCACTCCGACGACCCCGCGCTGGTCGAGGTGGCGGCCGGGGCGAGCCTCGTTGTCGAGCGCCCCGCCGGCCCGGACGACGAGGACGGCTACAGCGAGCGCCTGGCGGCCGCGATCGCCCGGGTCCTCGCCGATGCCGACCTTCGATCCCGCCTGGGCGTCCTGGCGTCGGATCGTGCCCGCGCCTTCAGCTGGAGGGACTCCGCGGAGCGCGTCTGGCAGCTCCACGCCGACCTCTGA
- a CDS encoding glycosyltransferase, with the protein MTQVIAVIPAYRPGAGFAERVAGVARQVDSVIVVDDGSPAGEGPALPPSPALEVLAGEPNRGIAHALNRGIRRALERGAEHVLTLDQDSSLPEGYVARLVERFETAPPSLRVGLVVADTVNGGREVATSTRQGVRVTGEAIQSGTLLSAEVLRRCGLMDERLVIDGVDTEYCLRVRDKGYAIAVADGTDLGHELGDMVPFRPFGIALRRGGRPVLYRYHRPFRHYYVARNSIDLAFRSARRHPRWTARLLRREALLIAVTVTAGPERAKHAAASLVGLWHGLVRRRGLMPASLARLIA; encoded by the coding sequence GTGACCCAGGTCATCGCCGTCATCCCGGCCTACCGTCCCGGCGCCGGGTTCGCCGAGCGGGTGGCGGGCGTGGCGCGTCAGGTCGACTCGGTCATCGTCGTCGACGACGGAAGCCCGGCGGGCGAGGGCCCGGCGCTTCCCCCCTCCCCCGCCCTCGAGGTGCTGGCGGGAGAACCGAACCGCGGCATCGCGCACGCCCTCAACCGCGGGATCCGCCGCGCGCTCGAGCGCGGCGCCGAGCACGTTCTCACGCTCGACCAGGACAGCTCCCTCCCCGAGGGCTACGTCGCCCGGCTCGTGGAGCGGTTCGAGACCGCGCCGCCGTCGCTCCGCGTCGGACTGGTGGTGGCCGACACCGTGAACGGGGGCCGGGAGGTCGCCACGTCGACGCGCCAGGGAGTCCGCGTCACCGGGGAGGCGATCCAGTCCGGCACCCTCCTCAGCGCGGAGGTGCTCCGCCGGTGCGGCCTGATGGACGAGCGCCTGGTGATCGACGGCGTCGACACCGAGTACTGCCTCCGCGTGCGCGACAAGGGCTACGCGATCGCCGTGGCCGACGGCACCGACCTCGGGCACGAGCTCGGCGACATGGTCCCCTTCCGGCCGTTCGGCATCGCCCTCCGCCGCGGTGGCCGGCCCGTGCTCTACCGTTACCACCGCCCCTTCCGGCACTACTACGTGGCGCGGAACAGCATCGACCTCGCGTTCCGCAGCGCACGGCGGCACCCGCGCTGGACGGCCCGGCTGCTCCGGCGGGAGGCGCTCCTCATCGCGGTCACGGTGACCGCCGGTCCGGAGCGGGCCAAGCACGCCGCCGCCTCCCTCGTCGGCCTCTGGCACGGACTCGTCCGTCGTCGCGGGCTCATGCCTGCCTCGCTGGCGAGGCTCATCGCGTGA
- a CDS encoding glycosyltransferase family 2 protein: protein MSDGRVAAGALRVFETRFDARLLEETREPYAVVLRAGARLTPDALEIIEGTLLRFPETTLLYGDDTGTARPAFSPVRLRSQDYLGGVVVLAADAAREALSRLSGALAAGLPTGDALVWLIALQLAEQGAPGVAVPQPLTVPADDAAGVPASADDARRVQELLGANGVESSVSVAAGGVLDIRYPVGEAPLVSIVMPTRGGSGSVHGRERCFVVEAVRSILEKSTYPRLEIVVVADADTPPEVEAELALIAGDRLRLIRWSAPFNFAAKMNRGALEASGEYLLLLNDDVEVLSADWIERMLGLALQKRVGLVGALLLFEDGTVQHGGHLYRRGEPTHAAIGVPRDDPGPGGSLLVDREVSGVTAACALLSAERFREVGGFSALLPSNYNDVDLCLKLGSRGLSVLWTPHAVLHHYESRSRVARIVPYERQLLLRRWASRIQVDPFWPER, encoded by the coding sequence ATGAGCGACGGCCGCGTGGCCGCCGGCGCCCTCCGCGTCTTCGAGACGCGCTTCGACGCCCGCCTCCTGGAGGAGACGAGGGAGCCCTATGCGGTGGTCCTGCGCGCGGGCGCCCGTCTGACCCCCGACGCCCTCGAGATCATCGAAGGCACGCTGCTGCGCTTCCCGGAGACGACCTTGCTCTACGGCGACGACACCGGGACGGCGCGGCCGGCGTTCTCGCCCGTGCGTCTCCGGTCGCAGGACTACCTCGGTGGAGTGGTGGTGCTGGCCGCGGATGCCGCGCGGGAGGCGCTCTCACGTCTCTCGGGTGCGCTGGCGGCCGGCTTGCCCACCGGCGACGCCCTCGTGTGGCTGATCGCGCTCCAGCTCGCCGAACAGGGCGCCCCCGGGGTCGCCGTACCGCAGCCGCTCACGGTCCCGGCGGACGACGCGGCCGGCGTTCCGGCGAGCGCCGACGACGCGCGGCGTGTCCAGGAGTTGCTCGGAGCGAACGGCGTCGAGTCTTCGGTCTCGGTCGCCGCCGGTGGCGTCCTCGACATCCGCTATCCGGTCGGGGAGGCGCCGCTCGTCTCGATCGTGATGCCCACCCGAGGCGGCTCCGGGAGCGTCCACGGCCGGGAGCGCTGCTTCGTCGTGGAGGCGGTCCGCAGCATCCTCGAGAAGAGCACGTATCCCCGCCTCGAGATCGTGGTGGTCGCCGACGCCGACACACCGCCGGAGGTGGAGGCCGAGCTCGCGCTGATCGCCGGCGACCGGCTGCGCCTGATCCGGTGGTCGGCGCCCTTCAACTTCGCCGCGAAGATGAACCGCGGCGCTCTCGAGGCCTCCGGCGAGTACCTCCTGCTGCTGAACGACGACGTCGAGGTGCTCAGCGCCGACTGGATCGAGCGGATGCTCGGCCTCGCCCTCCAGAAACGCGTGGGCCTCGTCGGGGCGCTGCTCCTCTTCGAGGACGGCACCGTCCAGCACGGCGGCCACCTCTACCGTCGCGGCGAGCCCACCCACGCCGCCATCGGCGTGCCGCGCGACGATCCGGGCCCGGGCGGGAGCCTCCTCGTCGATCGCGAGGTGTCGGGCGTGACGGCGGCGTGCGCCCTGCTGAGCGCCGAGCGGTTCCGGGAGGTCGGCGGATTCTCCGCGCTCCTGCCGAGCAACTACAACGACGTCGACCTGTGCCTCAAGCTCGGGAGCCGTGGGCTCTCGGTGCTGTGGACCCCGCACGCGGTGCTGCACCACTACGAGTCGCGCTCGCGCGTCGCCCGGATCGTCCCGTACGAGCGGCAGCTGCTGCTGCGGCGCTGGGCCAGCCGGATCCAGGTCGACCCGTTCTGGCCCGAGCGCTGA
- the rfbB gene encoding dTDP-glucose 4,6-dehydratase: protein MKILVTGGAGFIGSNFVRRTLQDAYPGLEGADVVVLDALTYSGNLANLAPVADSPRYTFIKGDIRDGGLLDELFPTVDAVVHFAAESHVDRSVRDASIFVETNVLGTQQLLDAALRNKVERFVHVSTDEVYGSIAEGSWTEERPLEPNSPYSASKAGSDLLARSYFRTHGLNLSITRCSNNYGPYHFPEKVIPLFVTNLIDDKHVPLYGEGNNIRDWLHVDDHTRGIAMVLVNGRAGEIYNIGGGTELTNKELTQLLLDATGKDWSYVDRVADRLGHDLRYSVDISKIQKELGYEPQVPFEQGLADVVQWYRDNRDWWEPLKARAALDN from the coding sequence ATGAAGATCCTCGTCACCGGAGGCGCCGGGTTCATCGGCTCCAATTTCGTCCGCCGCACCCTGCAGGACGCGTACCCGGGCCTCGAAGGCGCCGACGTCGTCGTGCTGGACGCCCTGACCTACTCGGGCAACCTGGCCAACCTGGCACCGGTCGCGGACTCCCCCCGCTACACCTTCATCAAGGGCGACATCCGCGACGGCGGACTGCTCGACGAGCTCTTCCCGACCGTCGACGCGGTCGTGCACTTCGCCGCCGAGTCGCACGTCGACCGCTCGGTGCGCGACGCCTCCATCTTCGTCGAGACCAACGTGCTCGGCACTCAGCAGCTCCTCGACGCCGCGCTGCGCAACAAGGTCGAGCGATTCGTGCACGTCTCCACCGACGAGGTCTACGGCTCGATCGCCGAGGGCTCCTGGACCGAGGAGCGGCCCCTCGAGCCGAACTCGCCGTACTCCGCCTCCAAGGCCGGCAGCGACCTCCTCGCCCGCAGCTACTTCCGCACGCACGGGCTCAACCTCTCGATCACGCGCTGCTCGAACAACTACGGGCCGTACCACTTCCCCGAGAAGGTCATCCCGCTGTTCGTGACCAACCTCATCGACGACAAGCACGTCCCGCTCTACGGCGAGGGCAACAACATCCGCGACTGGCTGCACGTCGACGACCACACCCGCGGCATCGCGATGGTCCTCGTGAACGGCCGTGCGGGCGAGATCTACAACATCGGCGGAGGCACCGAGCTCACGAACAAGGAGCTCACCCAGCTGCTCCTCGACGCGACCGGCAAGGACTGGTCCTACGTCGACCGCGTCGCCGACCGCCTCGGCCACGACCTGCGATACTCGGTCGACATCTCGAAGATCCAGAAGGAGCTCGGCTACGAGCCGCAGGTGCCGTTCGAGCAGGGCCTCGCCGACGTCGTGCAGTGGTACCGCGACAACCGCGACTGGTGGGAGCCCCTCAAGGCCCGCGCCGCGCTCGACAACTGA